CAGACACGGAAACTCTGTCTGCCTTTCCACTCAGGTTGGATGTAGGATGGGGTGCGTGTTTTGCGCGTCCACAAAGAGCGGACTTGAGAGAAATCTCACGCCGGGAGAGATACTAGAGCAGTTCTACGCTATAAAGAGAGACACAGGCGAGAACATAGGGAGCCTTGTGCTGATGGGGAGCGGAGAGCCCCTAGACAACTACGAAAATGTGACGGCTTTTATGGAGCTGCTGCATGACGTTGAAGGACAGAACTTAAGCTACAGGAGCATGACGCTCTCTACATGCGGCATAGCGCCTAAGATACGCGAGCTTGCAGACTCGGGGAAGCCCATAAACCTGGCCATATCCCTTCACAATCCGTTTCAGGACGAGAGGGCCATCATAATGCCTATAGCTAGAAGCTACAGCCTGGAGGAGATAGTGGACAGCTGCAAGTACTATATAGAAGCTACAGGCAGAAGGGTGACTTTTGAGTACACGCTTATAGAAGGTGAAAACGACGGGCTGGAGTATGCAGCAAAGCTGGCGGGACTGCTCAGGGGGATCAACTGCCATATAAATTTGATTCCGCTAAACCCGATAAGCGAATACAGCAAGAGCAAGTCCAAGTCGGATGCAGTCATATCATTTAAAAACGCGCTAGAGCGAAAAGGTCTTGTCGCCACGATCAGAAGAGAGTTGGGCTCTGACATAAATGCGGCGTGCGGCCAGCTTAGAAACAACTATATAGACGGTGAGGTGTAGAGATGTTTATTTGTGCTTGTTCAGATGTTGGAAAGATGAGAAATATAAATCAAGATGCGGTCTACTATGTGGACGACGAAAAGCTTCCGCTTTACATGGTCGCCGACGGAATGGGAGGCCATAAGTCGGGGGAGTATGCCAGCAATTTATCCATACATGTGATCTCAAGGCTTTACAACGAGAAGAGAGAAGCGATGGTCTCGGGGGAGCTTGAGATCCCGAAGTTTATAAACGACGCCTTTAAAGCCGCCAACGAGACTATAGTCAAAGAAGGGGCTGACGACGACACAATCAGAAAGATGGGAACGACGCTTACGATGATACTGGTCAAAGACGGCGAAGCTTATATAGGCCATATAGGAGACAGCAGGGCCTATATGATAAGAGAGAGTGAGATAGTACAGCTTACACATGACCACTCACTTGTGGCGGAGCTGCTTAGAAGCGGAAGTATAACAGAGTCAGAGGCGAGAGTTCATCCTCAGAAAAATGTTATAACAAAGGCGCTCGGAACAGACAGCGAGATAAATCCTGATATATATACAAAAGAGCTGAAGAAAGATGATATACTGTTCTTGTGTACAGATGGATTGACCAATATGATAGAGGACGCAGATATAAAGAAAAGAATCCTTATGGCGACAGAGCTTCAGGAGGTCTGCGTGATGCTGACAAACGAAGCCAATGAACTGGGGGGACCTGACAACATAACCATATTGATGGCAAAAATAAGTTAGGTAGGTGAAAAAAATGATAGGTAAGATACTAGGTGAGAGATACGAGATAATGGAGAAAATAGGCGGAGGCGGAATGGCCGAAGTCTACAAGGCCAAGTGCAAGCTTTTGAACCGATTTGTAGCTGTAAAGGTGCTTAGGGACCAGTTTATAAACGACGATGAAGTCATGTCCAAGTTCAAGCGCGAAGCTCAGTCGGCAGCGAGCCTCTCGCATCCCAATATAGTAAACGTATACGATGTAGGAGTGCAGGGAAATATAAACTACATCGTGATGGAGTATATAGACGGAAAGACACTAAAAGACGTCATAAAGGAAAAAGGACGACTTGAAACGGAAGAAGTGGTCAGGATAAGTACCGACATAGCTGAGGCGCTCAAGGCCGCGCATCTCAACGGCATAGTCCACAGGGATATAAAACCCCACAACATAATGATAACAAAAGACAACAGGGTCAAGGTCACGGACTTCGGAATAGCCAGAGCGGCCACAAGTTCGACTATAACAAATACGGGTAGCATACTGGGGTCTGCGCACTATATCTCCCCGGAACAGGCTAGAGGCGGATTTGTAGATATGA
This is a stretch of genomic DNA from Andreesenia angusta. It encodes these proteins:
- the rlmN gene encoding 23S rRNA (adenine(2503)-C(2))-methyltransferase RlmN; protein product: MNKIDLKSLSLGEIECFVLDMGEKKFRAKQIFKSLHQQLATDIDEIKGISAKFKQSLSERFRVEALKVVERYDSKLDGTRKYLFRLSDGNVVESVFMKYRHGNSVCLSTQVGCRMGCVFCASTKSGLERNLTPGEILEQFYAIKRDTGENIGSLVLMGSGEPLDNYENVTAFMELLHDVEGQNLSYRSMTLSTCGIAPKIRELADSGKPINLAISLHNPFQDERAIIMPIARSYSLEEIVDSCKYYIEATGRRVTFEYTLIEGENDGLEYAAKLAGLLRGINCHINLIPLNPISEYSKSKSKSDAVISFKNALERKGLVATIRRELGSDINAACGQLRNNYIDGEV
- a CDS encoding Stp1/IreP family PP2C-type Ser/Thr phosphatase, which produces MFICACSDVGKMRNINQDAVYYVDDEKLPLYMVADGMGGHKSGEYASNLSIHVISRLYNEKREAMVSGELEIPKFINDAFKAANETIVKEGADDDTIRKMGTTLTMILVKDGEAYIGHIGDSRAYMIRESEIVQLTHDHSLVAELLRSGSITESEARVHPQKNVITKALGTDSEINPDIYTKELKKDDILFLCTDGLTNMIEDADIKKRILMATELQEVCVMLTNEANELGGPDNITILMAKIS